A section of the Leptospira kobayashii genome encodes:
- a CDS encoding toxin-antitoxin system YwqK family antitoxin — translation MKLKSIFSNLKDNTFVSYLLQLVFIMGLSFVLSPCKGKGERPKEVPESARYNRKANVYTAVIDGKEMGWFETGALVSKTEVNEFGIANGKSEKYEYQTGAVIATGEYKMMERTGIWRWSFSDGLPYYEMNFTPGVRKKQFWMSVLEWGNENGPYIRYFENGRVSERGFYDGGNRAGDWVKYYPDTKIESKGSYIADKKVSEWFYYYPDGKKEAYERFTEEGDLEYRVTYYPNGNVWCETKKTSDSVCI, via the coding sequence ATGAAACTGAAATCCATTTTCTCCAACCTAAAAGATAATACATTCGTATCTTACCTTCTCCAACTCGTATTCATTATGGGTCTTAGTTTTGTTTTGTCCCCTTGTAAAGGAAAGGGAGAAAGGCCGAAAGAAGTACCCGAGTCCGCCAGATACAATCGGAAGGCCAATGTTTATACTGCGGTCATAGACGGAAAAGAAATGGGCTGGTTTGAAACAGGAGCCCTTGTTTCGAAAACCGAAGTCAATGAGTTCGGGATTGCAAACGGAAAATCGGAAAAATACGAGTATCAAACCGGAGCCGTTATTGCAACCGGAGAATATAAAATGATGGAACGAACGGGGATTTGGCGATGGAGTTTTTCCGACGGACTTCCTTATTATGAAATGAATTTCACTCCCGGGGTTCGTAAAAAACAATTTTGGATGTCGGTTTTGGAATGGGGAAATGAAAACGGGCCTTATATCCGATACTTTGAAAACGGAAGAGTCAGCGAACGTGGGTTTTACGATGGCGGAAATCGGGCGGGTGATTGGGTGAAATACTATCCTGATACGAAAATAGAATCCAAAGGTTCCTACATTGCGGATAAAAAAGTAAGCGAGTGGTTTTATTATTATCCGGATGGAAAAAAGGAAGCTTACGAGCGTTTTACGGAAGAAGGTGATCTGGAATACAGAGTCACCTATTATCCGAATGGAAACGTTTGGTGTGAAACCAAAAAAACAAGCGATTCCGTTTGTATTTGA
- a CDS encoding trans-sulfuration enzyme family protein, giving the protein MFENFESDAVRIQTERTAQREHSTPLFMTSSFIFDDAEQARALFADEIQGNIYTRFSNPNNNELVEKLCRLEKTEDGIATASGMAAVFISMFALLKTGDHVLASRSVFGSTHQVLTQIFPRFNIDHTYADIGKVEEWEKGVKPNTKIVFIETPSNPALDIIDLKWIGEFCKKRNLILIVDNCFCTPYIQRPSEWGADLVVHSGTKFLDGQGRVIAGAVLGRKDLMKEIRFIARATGPSLSPMNSWIISKSLETLAIRMERHSENATKLAEYLEKHSEIELVKYPFLKSHPQYELAKKQMKLGGGVVTFVVKGGLGRGRKFLDALKWFSLTANLGDSRTTATHPASTTHAKLKEEERVAVGILPGLIRISVGLEHIDDIIAEVNQALLGSK; this is encoded by the coding sequence ATGTTTGAAAATTTTGAATCTGATGCAGTCCGCATCCAAACCGAAAGAACCGCTCAACGCGAACATTCCACTCCTCTTTTTATGACATCGAGCTTTATTTTCGATGATGCTGAGCAAGCACGTGCTCTATTTGCGGATGAAATCCAAGGCAATATATATACCCGATTTTCAAATCCAAATAACAACGAGTTAGTTGAAAAACTTTGCCGTTTGGAAAAAACAGAAGATGGGATTGCAACCGCTTCCGGAATGGCAGCAGTCTTTATTTCTATGTTCGCTCTCTTGAAAACAGGAGATCATGTTTTGGCATCCAGATCCGTATTCGGATCCACTCACCAAGTATTGACTCAAATCTTTCCGAGATTCAATATCGATCATACTTATGCTGACATCGGTAAGGTGGAGGAATGGGAAAAAGGAGTAAAACCGAATACAAAGATCGTATTCATTGAAACTCCTTCCAATCCCGCCTTGGACATTATTGATTTGAAATGGATTGGGGAATTTTGTAAGAAAAGGAATCTGATTCTAATTGTAGACAATTGTTTTTGTACTCCTTATATCCAAAGACCTTCCGAATGGGGTGCCGACTTGGTAGTTCATTCCGGAACAAAATTCCTGGACGGACAAGGAAGAGTGATTGCAGGTGCGGTTTTAGGTCGTAAAGACCTAATGAAAGAAATTCGATTTATAGCACGTGCCACAGGACCATCTCTTTCTCCTATGAATTCATGGATCATTTCCAAAAGTTTGGAAACTCTTGCCATTCGCATGGAAAGACATTCCGAAAACGCTACCAAACTTGCAGAGTATTTGGAAAAACACTCTGAAATTGAACTTGTTAAATATCCTTTTTTGAAATCTCACCCTCAATACGAGCTGGCTAAAAAACAAATGAAGTTAGGCGGCGGTGTGGTTACGTTTGTAGTGAAGGGTGGTTTGGGTCGTGGACGTAAGTTTTTGGATGCTTTGAAATGGTTTTCTTTAACGGCAAATCTCGGAGATTCCAGAACAACGGCAACTCATCCCGCATCAACGACACATGCAAAGCTAAAGGAAGAGGAAAGAGTTGCAGTAGGTATCTTGCCGGGACTAATCCGAATTTCAGTAGGTCTTGAGCATATCGATGATATCATTGCCGAAGTGAACCAAGCACTTCTCGGCTCAAAGTAA
- the mtaB gene encoding tRNA (N(6)-L-threonylcarbamoyladenosine(37)-C(2))-methylthiotransferase MtaB translates to MKIKFHTLGCRLNFFETDGLYSVLKDKGFSLADTNESANYIVVNTCTVTNKADVKNRSIIRNAIRSNPGAKIFVTGCYAETDKEAILAIPGVTGVYGNTEKSALPYRILEDWKGDGVESSPKALDRFSYSDVLPEGHTRAYLKVQDGCNRKCSYCKIPSARGLGVSRKFEDVLDQVRFLQDHGVGEIQLTGVNLGWYRLENGEKGFIHLLESILKILEYSRLRLSSIEPPDVGTDLADLLTHPRFSKFLHVPLQSGSRDVLKAMRRTYHPESFRKRVEAVRSKLPDIFLGTDVIVGFPGEGEKEFEITKDMLVDLGFAKIHAFPYSVRKGTAAETWGDPITGDIKKRRVLDLMSLSADLHKKYAESRIGSVEEAILENDGILVTGNYLKGKLKNQEDYQYLTDGQFLDVKITGYSSTNAGKEGICEFELRK, encoded by the coding sequence GTGAAGATCAAATTTCATACATTGGGTTGCCGTCTCAATTTTTTTGAGACGGACGGGCTTTATTCCGTTTTAAAAGATAAAGGGTTTAGCTTGGCGGACACAAATGAATCCGCAAATTATATAGTTGTTAATACATGCACTGTAACGAACAAAGCGGACGTTAAAAACAGAAGTATCATTCGAAATGCAATCCGTTCCAATCCCGGAGCGAAAATTTTTGTAACAGGCTGTTATGCGGAAACCGACAAGGAAGCGATCCTTGCGATTCCTGGTGTAACGGGTGTTTATGGAAACACCGAAAAAAGCGCACTGCCTTATCGAATTTTAGAAGATTGGAAAGGGGACGGTGTAGAGAGCTCGCCAAAGGCTTTGGATCGTTTTTCCTATTCGGATGTTTTACCGGAAGGACATACCAGGGCTTATTTAAAAGTCCAAGACGGTTGCAACCGCAAATGTTCTTATTGTAAAATTCCTTCCGCCCGCGGTTTGGGTGTTAGTCGGAAATTCGAAGATGTATTGGACCAGGTGCGGTTTCTGCAAGATCATGGGGTCGGAGAAATTCAATTAACCGGCGTTAATCTGGGATGGTATAGGCTTGAAAACGGAGAAAAAGGATTTATCCATCTTTTGGAAAGTATCCTGAAAATTCTTGAGTATTCAAGACTTCGCCTATCTTCTATCGAACCCCCTGATGTGGGAACCGATTTGGCCGATCTGTTAACCCATCCTCGTTTTTCCAAATTCCTGCATGTTCCTTTGCAAAGCGGAAGTCGCGATGTTTTAAAAGCAATGCGCAGAACTTATCACCCTGAATCTTTTCGTAAAAGAGTGGAGGCGGTAAGATCAAAACTTCCCGATATTTTTCTGGGAACTGACGTCATTGTAGGCTTTCCCGGAGAAGGAGAAAAGGAGTTCGAAATCACTAAAGATATGTTAGTTGATTTGGGTTTTGCAAAGATTCATGCTTTTCCTTATTCCGTTCGAAAAGGAACGGCAGCTGAAACTTGGGGAGATCCTATTACGGGTGATATAAAAAAAAGAAGAGTCTTGGATTTGATGAGTCTCAGTGCCGACTTGCATAAAAAATATGCGGAGTCTCGCATCGGATCCGTAGAAGAAGCTATCTTGGAAAACGATGGAATACTTGTTACGGGAAATTATCTGAAAGGAAAACTGAAAAATCAAGAAGACTATCAATATTTAACGGACGGACAGTTTTTGGATGTTAAAATTACAGGATACAGTTCGACTAACGCTGGTAAGGAAGGCATTTGCGAGTTTGAGTTGAGGAAGTAA
- a CDS encoding tetratricopeptide repeat protein yields the protein MKTQFLAFVIALAPFSLVFSQSPAGSSYFQAVEEYKLRNYSKSIELLKGLQSEGKATFESYALLAYNYDKLNDFENAYGSIQEARKRKPDDENLAADTLGILAKYKKWKAVIELSEKFVPLFPTNAEIRYFYSLALSEKGAGKVALSQIEKAKSGNANDVRFLELEGKIYYLLKNYDKADMSLRWASSLNEKSVSIWNNLALVQEALYRQNLKLGKKKDAVGYLEEAKECIQKAENIDSNDSSVKENHKRIHSITNS from the coding sequence ATGAAAACTCAATTTCTCGCCTTTGTGATTGCATTGGCTCCATTTAGTTTGGTATTTTCGCAAAGCCCTGCAGGTTCTTCTTATTTTCAAGCAGTTGAAGAATACAAATTAAGAAATTATTCCAAATCCATAGAATTACTCAAAGGACTTCAATCGGAAGGTAAGGCAACTTTCGAAAGTTATGCGCTCCTAGCTTATAATTACGATAAGTTGAATGATTTCGAAAATGCATACGGTTCCATTCAGGAAGCCCGCAAAAGAAAACCGGACGATGAAAATTTGGCAGCAGATACATTAGGGATTTTGGCTAAGTATAAAAAATGGAAGGCCGTGATCGAGTTGTCGGAAAAGTTCGTTCCTTTGTTTCCTACAAACGCGGAAATACGATATTTTTATTCTCTCGCCTTATCGGAAAAAGGTGCCGGTAAAGTTGCGCTTTCTCAAATTGAAAAGGCAAAATCCGGTAATGCAAATGATGTGCGTTTTTTGGAACTAGAGGGAAAGATTTATTATTTATTAAAAAATTATGATAAAGCGGATATGAGCCTTCGTTGGGCGTCTTCTTTGAATGAAAAGTCCGTATCGATTTGGAATAACCTGGCTTTGGTTCAGGAAGCGTTATATCGTCAAAATTTGAAATTGGGAAAAAAGAAGGATGCAGTCGGATATTTGGAAGAAGCGAAAGAATGCATTCAAAAAGCGGAGAATATAGATTCCAATGACAGTTCCGTAAAAGAAAATCATAAACGCATTCACTCCATCACTAATTCGTGA
- a CDS encoding ATP-dependent Clp protease ATP-binding subunit produces the protein MLEFTKRAKRVINEIAQDEAKRLGSDFIGPEHILLGLLREEDSVAIKILTNLNINLNELRKEVEKRTRENTGALLLDVTQGQDKYQKMIEISKEEAKRLKHNYVGTEHILLALLRDNNNIAGGSLSSFSVNYNVIKSEILRLLGAPPASAVGAGTSTSQTGQQTTQSAPRQEKSKTPILDEFARDLTQLAREKKLDPVIGRSKEIERVIQILSRKTKNNPVLVGESGVGKTAIVEGLAQAVVEKLVPDLLFEKRVLSLDLASLIAGTKYRGEFEERLKKIMKEIVTSQNIIIFIDELHTLIGAGAAEGAVDAANILKPALARGELQCIGATTSNEYRKYIEKDSALERRFQMVKVAEPSVDDAILILDGLKKAYEAHHKVRYTAKALEQAVKLSHRYINDRFLPDKAIDIIDEAGAKARLANCQRPAEIKDIEEEIKALSLKKEDLVRGQEYEKAAAVRDDVNRKKQALEDKTKQWQERMEGYAVSIEEEDILSVVSLWTGIPLKKMEQSENNKLLNLEDSLKDRIVGQKDAIDKVARAVRRSRTGLKSEKRPTGSFIFLGPTGVGKTELAKALAEQLFGSGDAMLRIDMSEYMEPHAVSRLIGAPPGYVGYDDGGQLTEFVRRKPYSLVLLDEIEKAHHDLFNILLQIMEEGNLTDTKGRKVNFRDTIIIMTSNIAAKEISKGGRLGFEDFQDEREQYKADQAREQLKKHFNPEFLNRVDEVVYFEPLKKEEIVQIVDIMLKDFNKRLTEKKVFVELSQTAKEHFANIGYDQNYGARPLRRVFQRELEDYMAVQSLKGVYDNPTKIFVDSVDAKLQFSETPWEDFKEPVKKDDDSSSSEEQKDLALV, from the coding sequence ATGTTGGAATTCACAAAAAGAGCAAAACGAGTCATCAACGAAATCGCGCAGGACGAAGCTAAACGCTTAGGATCCGATTTTATCGGTCCCGAACATATACTACTCGGACTATTGCGAGAAGAAGATTCGGTTGCGATCAAGATTCTAACGAATCTTAATATAAATCTAAATGAGCTCAGAAAGGAAGTCGAAAAACGTACTCGTGAAAACACGGGCGCGCTACTACTCGATGTCACACAAGGCCAAGATAAATATCAGAAAATGATAGAAATCTCTAAGGAAGAAGCCAAGAGATTAAAACATAATTACGTAGGAACGGAACATATCCTACTTGCATTGCTTCGAGATAACAACAATATTGCGGGCGGTTCACTTTCTTCCTTTAGCGTGAACTATAATGTAATCAAATCCGAAATTTTGCGTCTACTTGGCGCACCTCCCGCAAGTGCGGTGGGCGCAGGAACAAGCACAAGCCAAACCGGGCAACAAACAACTCAATCGGCACCAAGACAGGAAAAAAGTAAAACCCCTATCTTGGATGAGTTTGCTCGCGATTTAACTCAGCTTGCACGTGAGAAAAAATTGGATCCGGTCATCGGAAGATCCAAAGAAATCGAACGAGTGATCCAGATTTTATCGCGCAAAACGAAAAACAATCCGGTGTTAGTCGGCGAGTCCGGTGTGGGTAAAACCGCAATCGTAGAAGGACTTGCACAAGCGGTTGTGGAAAAACTAGTGCCTGATCTGCTTTTTGAGAAAAGAGTGCTTTCTCTTGATCTTGCTAGTCTCATTGCCGGAACGAAATACCGGGGCGAATTCGAAGAGAGATTGAAAAAGATAATGAAAGAGATCGTTACATCTCAGAACATCATTATCTTTATCGACGAATTGCATACTTTGATCGGTGCAGGTGCCGCAGAAGGCGCCGTAGATGCTGCTAATATTTTGAAGCCTGCTCTCGCTCGCGGGGAGCTACAATGTATCGGTGCGACTACAAGCAACGAATATCGCAAATACATCGAAAAAGATTCCGCTCTGGAAAGAAGATTTCAAATGGTGAAAGTGGCGGAACCTTCCGTTGACGACGCGATTTTGATTTTGGACGGACTCAAAAAAGCATACGAAGCTCACCATAAGGTGCGTTATACGGCAAAAGCTCTCGAGCAAGCCGTAAAATTGTCTCACCGTTATATCAATGATCGTTTTCTCCCGGACAAGGCGATCGATATCATTGATGAAGCGGGAGCGAAAGCTCGTCTTGCCAATTGCCAGAGACCTGCCGAAATCAAAGATATCGAAGAAGAAATCAAAGCTCTTTCTTTGAAAAAAGAGGATTTGGTTCGTGGTCAGGAGTATGAAAAAGCTGCAGCAGTTCGCGATGATGTGAACCGTAAAAAACAGGCTTTGGAAGACAAAACCAAACAATGGCAAGAACGCATGGAAGGTTATGCCGTTTCCATTGAAGAAGAAGATATATTATCCGTTGTTAGTTTGTGGACCGGAATTCCTTTGAAAAAAATGGAACAAAGCGAGAACAACAAACTTCTTAACTTGGAAGATTCTCTCAAAGATAGAATCGTCGGTCAAAAAGACGCCATCGACAAAGTGGCTCGCGCGGTTCGCCGTTCCCGCACAGGTCTTAAAAGTGAAAAACGTCCTACAGGATCGTTCATTTTCCTAGGACCTACCGGTGTCGGTAAAACCGAGCTTGCAAAAGCTCTCGCGGAACAACTGTTCGGTTCCGGAGATGCGATGCTTCGAATCGATATGTCCGAATATATGGAACCGCACGCGGTATCACGCTTGATCGGTGCTCCTCCGGGATATGTGGGTTATGATGACGGCGGTCAATTGACCGAATTCGTAAGACGTAAACCTTATAGCTTGGTGCTTTTGGATGAGATCGAAAAGGCCCACCATGACTTGTTCAATATTCTATTGCAAATCATGGAAGAAGGAAATTTGACCGATACCAAAGGAAGAAAAGTTAACTTCCGTGATACGATCATCATTATGACTTCGAATATCGCGGCGAAAGAGATTTCCAAGGGTGGTCGTCTCGGTTTCGAAGATTTCCAAGATGAAAGAGAGCAATACAAAGCAGACCAAGCTCGGGAACAGTTGAAAAAACATTTCAATCCCGAGTTCTTGAATCGCGTGGATGAAGTTGTTTACTTTGAGCCTTTGAAAAAAGAAGAGATCGTTCAGATTGTGGATATCATGTTGAAAGACTTCAACAAACGACTTACTGAGAAGAAAGTATTCGTTGAACTTTCACAAACCGCGAAAGAACATTTTGCCAATATCGGTTACGACCAAAACTACGGTGCAAGACCGCTTCGCAGAGTGTTCCAACGCGAATTGGAAGATTACATGGCAGTTCAGTCTTTGAAAGGCGTTTATGATAACCCTACGAAAATCTTTGTAGATTCCGTAGATGCGAAACTTCAGTTTAGCGAAACTCCTTGGGAAGATTTTAAAGAGCCTGTAAAAAAGGACGATGACTCTTCTTCCAGTGAAGAACAGAAGGATTTGGCCTTAGTGTAA
- a CDS encoding mechanosensitive ion channel family protein, giving the protein MGENIKEFYLELNPFRLVLDTQRGFSATIVLFAYMLLFAILIYKITMIVLERVRPAKDVAHEYNRRKVLRTGYLGFFIIIYLPIIFSSLQLLPTVLGLAGAGIVISLKEVWLNMVGWFMIMGGNGFKVGDRIEIDNIKGDVVNIGFLKFSLLEISGDPKAEQSTNRLIHFPNFNIVLHRFFLVSDAMDFVWDEFKISLTVDSDWEKAEKICNHILHEELVLAPELVDEKIRELSKNYLVRLGKSTPIVYTSLEPEGYILLSLRYLTPIRSKRLNRILISKEILRQFKNETEIHFLQPKR; this is encoded by the coding sequence TTGGGTGAAAATATAAAAGAATTTTATCTGGAGCTGAACCCATTCCGCTTGGTTCTGGATACGCAAAGAGGATTTTCCGCAACCATAGTCCTCTTCGCATATATGTTGCTATTTGCAATATTGATCTATAAGATCACCATGATCGTTTTGGAAAGGGTTCGCCCTGCAAAAGACGTAGCACATGAATACAATCGAAGAAAAGTACTACGCACCGGGTATCTCGGTTTTTTTATAATCATCTACTTACCTATTATTTTTTCCAGTCTTCAATTATTGCCGACTGTTCTCGGTTTGGCGGGAGCGGGTATCGTCATTTCTTTGAAAGAAGTTTGGCTCAATATGGTCGGTTGGTTTATGATCATGGGAGGAAACGGTTTTAAAGTAGGGGATCGGATCGAGATCGATAATATCAAAGGAGATGTTGTCAATATCGGATTTTTAAAGTTCAGCCTACTTGAAATTTCGGGAGATCCGAAAGCGGAACAATCTACGAACAGACTCATTCATTTTCCCAACTTTAACATAGTTTTGCATCGGTTTTTTTTGGTATCGGATGCTATGGACTTTGTTTGGGACGAATTCAAAATTTCCCTGACCGTGGATTCGGATTGGGAAAAGGCCGAAAAAATCTGTAATCATATTCTACATGAAGAACTGGTGCTTGCGCCTGAGTTGGTAGATGAAAAAATAAGGGAATTATCCAAAAACTATCTTGTGAGATTAGGAAAATCCACTCCCATAGTGTATACTTCTTTGGAACCGGAAGGGTATATACTTTTGTCGCTTCGTTATTTGACACCCATCCGATCCAAGCGGCTCAACCGAATTCTAATTTCAAAAGAAATACTGAGACAATTTAAAAATGAAACTGAAATCCATTTTCTCCAACCTAAAAGATAA
- a CDS encoding LIC_10230 family protein encodes MKKHQRLIPILTPIFLLLLALHSMLVDYELAVSEPISVSMDAKEDINLSPPEQKIEIKKGVWFRIDYLSHMISELQKEELPIDTTPEESIDTLKRILIGQRILFFILTFYMLLCFSAFVSFLYKAWFYLPLNRGLFWLGIFWTLQQTLVHLRIATEGGIWAWAGVAFFLTSFVLCILSSVYIEKGKKEPLTFETLKHSSALEEEGRAPVPSSRASYLKLLAHFLVIILVGVLIGNFIYIPLFLLQKYYVTEFGIFILSLLGLLSGFYIYNYSKVGGEKQLSSLQNTLVSVSYLQFRFLRNGFLGIFGLILVVFFVTFLFSLLLFNIDILQTNTGLLEKGTEF; translated from the coding sequence ATGAAGAAACACCAAAGACTAATTCCAATCCTTACCCCTATTTTTTTGCTATTGTTAGCGTTACATTCCATGTTAGTTGACTACGAGCTGGCTGTCTCTGAACCGATCTCCGTCAGTATGGATGCAAAAGAAGACATCAACCTAAGCCCGCCGGAACAAAAAATTGAAATCAAAAAAGGAGTCTGGTTCAGAATCGATTACCTGAGTCATATGATCAGCGAGTTGCAAAAGGAAGAACTTCCTATCGACACGACTCCGGAAGAATCCATCGACACTCTCAAACGTATCCTGATCGGACAGAGAATATTGTTTTTCATTCTTACTTTTTACATGTTACTTTGTTTCTCCGCATTTGTTTCCTTTCTATACAAAGCATGGTTCTATCTACCTTTGAACCGGGGATTATTCTGGTTGGGGATTTTTTGGACTTTGCAACAGACTTTAGTCCATCTGAGGATCGCGACGGAAGGAGGAATCTGGGCCTGGGCGGGAGTTGCCTTTTTTCTTACCAGCTTTGTTCTTTGTATTCTTTCCTCCGTATACATTGAAAAGGGGAAAAAAGAACCTCTTACATTCGAAACGCTCAAACATTCCTCTGCTCTGGAAGAAGAAGGACGCGCTCCTGTTCCCAGTTCCAGGGCTTCTTATCTAAAGCTACTGGCTCATTTTTTAGTGATCATTCTGGTAGGAGTTTTGATCGGAAATTTCATTTATATTCCTCTCTTCCTATTGCAAAAATATTATGTTACCGAATTCGGAATCTTTATTCTGTCTCTCTTGGGGCTTCTATCGGGTTTCTATATCTATAATTATAGCAAGGTGGGAGGAGAAAAACAACTGTCCTCTCTTCAAAACACATTGGTCAGTGTATCTTATCTGCAGTTTCGTTTTTTAAGAAATGGTTTTCTAGGAATCTTCGGGCTGATCCTGGTCGTATTCTTTGTAACCTTTCTCTTCAGCTTATTGCTTTTCAATATAGATATTCTTCAAACAAATACCGGTCTCCTTGAGAAAGGAACCGAGTTTTAA
- a CDS encoding ABC transporter permease — translation MGIVTLITTRYIRGSRVLGFLSIKSRLSFIVMAVGVSLLVVVLSIFNGFQKQVKESLWQGGPHITIENSFGSGAIYDYEKVISHLQSDPKLKDFIISVEGNITSHGLIQSNNNFNPIMIRAVPIDSVERLLQNGLPNFPRILHYNRDEIQNINSKKLVVIGKEMSAIFGYGMGREITMAVPGGRFTVERGVQVNVQTFRLTGLFKTGYYNYDSKFVFLSLPVAQDFFKMKDAVNQIAIKVSSLDDLKQTKVRILNRLNEDNWDPSIQEKASWSVRTIAEEQENFLAALRLEKTIISIIVFLFIVLAALGMVATVHSLVRAKRKSIGTLKALGLASNDILLIFTLNAMVVGILSSLVGGMWGIFVATKLEVIISGLSEIINSVGSTLNPGDWNHVELVPKDIYYFDHIPVDIDISFIFMVTTASTILSGLAGYFPARWAANLNPVDTIRND, via the coding sequence ATGGGAATCGTCACATTAATTACTACCAGATACATTCGCGGGTCTCGCGTTTTAGGATTTTTATCCATCAAGTCCAGGCTTTCCTTTATCGTCATGGCGGTGGGGGTTTCTTTGCTTGTTGTCGTACTCTCCATTTTCAACGGATTCCAAAAACAGGTGAAAGAATCGCTCTGGCAGGGCGGTCCGCACATCACGATCGAAAATTCGTTCGGTTCAGGCGCAATCTACGACTACGAGAAAGTAATTTCCCATTTGCAGAGTGATCCGAAACTCAAGGATTTCATTATTTCCGTGGAAGGAAATATCACAAGCCACGGACTCATCCAAAGCAATAATAACTTTAACCCAATTATGATACGTGCCGTGCCGATTGATTCGGTGGAAAGGCTGCTTCAGAACGGCCTTCCCAATTTCCCTAGGATTCTGCATTACAACCGTGATGAAATTCAGAATATCAATTCGAAAAAACTGGTAGTGATCGGAAAAGAGATGAGCGCCATTTTCGGATACGGGATGGGACGTGAAATCACTATGGCAGTTCCGGGAGGAAGGTTTACTGTGGAGAGGGGGGTTCAGGTGAACGTTCAGACTTTCCGACTAACAGGACTTTTTAAAACGGGTTATTATAATTACGATTCCAAATTCGTATTTCTGTCTTTGCCTGTTGCTCAGGATTTTTTCAAAATGAAAGATGCAGTGAATCAAATAGCAATTAAGGTAAGTTCACTGGACGATCTGAAACAAACAAAAGTTAGGATATTAAACCGCTTGAACGAAGACAATTGGGATCCTTCCATTCAGGAAAAAGCTTCCTGGTCGGTCAGAACCATTGCGGAAGAACAGGAAAATTTTCTAGCGGCACTTCGTTTGGAAAAAACAATCATCTCCATCATTGTATTTTTATTCATAGTACTTGCAGCGCTTGGAATGGTAGCTACGGTTCACTCTCTCGTGCGTGCTAAAAGAAAATCCATAGGAACTTTGAAAGCACTCGGGCTCGCTTCCAACGATATACTTCTGATTTTCACACTCAATGCCATGGTAGTCGGGATTCTTTCTTCCCTGGTCGGAGGAATGTGGGGAATATTCGTCGCAACAAAACTGGAAGTGATCATCAGCGGTCTCTCAGAAATCATCAATTCTGTAGGTAGTACATTGAATCCGGGGGACTGGAATCATGTGGAACTGGTTCCGAAAGATATTTATTATTTCGATCATATCCCGGTGGATATCGATATTTCCTTTATTTTTATGGTAACAACGGCTTCAACCATCTTGTCCGGGTTAGCTGGATACTTCCCTGCACGCTGGGCTGCAAATTTAAATCCTGTGGATACAATTCGAAATGACTAA
- a CDS encoding ABC transporter ATP-binding protein has product MTNSENSVTISVRGLEKFYQVVDQKYQILSGMDFEVRAGEIASVEGASGVGKSTLLNILGAMDSFDGGEVEVCGVSLKNLSEKQRENFRAEKISFIFQQHLLLPDFTALENVMMPLLISKVNLNQAKSQAKEMLKLVGLGERTESFPSQLSGGESARVGVARALVGKKQLILADEPTGNLDRDNSRHLMDLIKSLQNEFRFSLILVTHDMELASMAHKRNRIVSGKLTPING; this is encoded by the coding sequence ATGACTAATTCTGAAAATTCTGTAACTATATCCGTCCGTGGTTTGGAAAAATTCTACCAAGTTGTGGATCAAAAATATCAAATCCTTTCCGGGATGGATTTTGAAGTCAGAGCGGGTGAAATTGCTTCCGTGGAAGGTGCTTCCGGTGTCGGTAAATCCACACTCTTGAATATTCTAGGTGCAATGGATTCGTTTGACGGAGGTGAGGTGGAAGTTTGCGGAGTCTCTTTGAAAAACTTAAGTGAAAAACAAAGAGAGAATTTCCGAGCGGAAAAGATTTCCTTTATATTCCAACAACATCTGCTTCTCCCCGATTTTACCGCTTTGGAAAATGTAATGATGCCACTTCTTATTTCCAAGGTAAATCTGAACCAGGCAAAATCCCAGGCCAAAGAGATGTTGAAATTAGTGGGCCTGGGAGAAAGAACGGAAAGTTTTCCTTCGCAGCTATCCGGCGGAGAGAGTGCAAGAGTAGGTGTAGCACGTGCTCTTGTAGGTAAAAAACAACTTATCCTTGCGGATGAGCCGACGGGAAATTTGGATCGGGACAATTCCAGGCATTTGATGGATCTGATTAAAAGTTTGCAAAACGAATTTCGTTTTTCTCTGATTCTTGTGACTCATGATATGGAGCTCGCTTCCATGGCTCATAAAAGAAATCGAATCGTCTCCGGAAAGCTAACACCGATTAACGGATGA